A section of the Phycodurus eques isolate BA_2022a chromosome 4, UOR_Pequ_1.1, whole genome shotgun sequence genome encodes:
- the mdh2 gene encoding malate dehydrogenase, mitochondrial, protein MFSRAVRPTIKLARSLSTSSQQHTKVAVLGASGGIGQPLSLLLKNSPLVSQLSLYDIAHTPGVAADLSHIETRAQVSGYMGADQLDAALQGCEVVVIPAGVPRKPGMTRDDLFNTNATIVATLADACARNCPEAMICIIANPVNSTIPITSEVMKKHSVYNPNKVFGVTTLDIVRANAFVAELKGLDPARVSVPVIGGHAGKTIIPLISQCTPKVEFPADQLSALTGRIQEAGTEVVKAKAGAGSATLSMAYAGARFTFSVLDAMNGKEGVVECAFVRSEETECKYFSTPLLLGKNGIEKNLGLGKLSAFEEKLVADAIDELKGSIKKGEDFVAKMK, encoded by the coding sequence ATGTTTTCACGCGCCGTGAGACCGACGATCAAACTCGCCAGGAGCTTGTCCACCTCGTCGCAGCAGCACACTAAAGTGGCGGTGCTGGGAGCCTCCGGCGGCATAGGCCAACCACTGTCTTTGCTGCTCAAGAACAGCCCCCTGGTGAGTCAACTCTCCCTCTATGATATCGCTCACACTCCCGGCGTGGCAGCAGACCTCAGCCACATCGAGACAAGAGCCCAGGTCAGCGGCTACATGGGTGCCGACCAGCTCGACGCTGCGCTCCAGGGTTGCGAAGTTGTCGTCATTCCCGCCGGCGTGCCCAGAAAGCCCGGCATGACTCGTGACGACCTCTTCAACACCAACGCAACCATCGTAGCCACCTTGGCCGATGCCTGTGCTCGCAACTGCCCCGAAGCGATGATCTGCATCATTGCCAACCCAGTCAACTCCACCATCCCTATTACATCAGAAGTCATGAAGAAGCACAGCGTATACAACCCTAACAAGGTGTTTGGTGTCACCACCTTGGACATTGTCAGAGCCAACGCCTTTGTGGCTGAGCTCAAAGGCCTTGACCCAGCCCGCGTCAGCGTGCCCGTCATTGGGGGTCACGCAGGGAAGACTATCATTCCCCTCATTTCCCAGTGCACCCCGAAAGTGGAGTTCCCTGCTGACCAGTTGTCCGCCCTGACGGGCAGGATCCAGGAAGCCGGCACAGAGGTGGTGAAGGCCAAGGCTGGAGCTGGTTCTGCTACCCTCTCCATGGCGTACGCCGGTGCCCGCTTCACCTTCTCCGTCTTGGATGCCATGAATGGAAAGGAGGGTGTGGTAGAATGCGCCTTTGTCAGGTCAGAGGAGACAGAGTGCAAGTACTTCTCCACGCCTCTCCTCTTGGGCAAGAATGGCATTGAGAAGAACCTCGGGCTCGGCAAGCTGTCCGCCTTCGAGGAGAAGCTGGTGGCCGACGCCATTGATGAGCTGAAGGGTTCCATCAAGAAGGGTGAGGATTTTGTGGCCAAGATGAAGTGA